One stretch of Aquipuribacter hungaricus DNA includes these proteins:
- a CDS encoding ABATE domain-containing protein, translated as MPGTPLEARRWRAGRGGAVLQPGLQEMCAAQRRALREQVRALLASHVDGRPAPTSALQAVNDAMTRVPTIPLLRWDQAHGLHRGDLWPSPGRHHRV; from the coding sequence CTGCCGGGCACCCCGCTTGAGGCTCGTCGGTGGCGGGCGGGGCGGGGCGGGGCGGTCCTGCAGCCGGGGTTGCAGGAGATGTGCGCGGCGCAGCGGCGGGCGCTGCGAGAACAGGTCCGTGCCCTGCTCGCCTCCCACGTCGACGGCCGCCCGGCCCCGACCTCGGCGCTGCAGGCCGTCAACGATGCCATGACCCGGGTCCCGACCATCCCCCTGCTCCGCTGGGACCAGGCACACGGCCTGCACCGCGGTGACCTCTGGCCCTCGCCGGGCCGTCACCACCGTGTGTAA